In Hymenobacter aquaticus, a single window of DNA contains:
- the uvrA gene encoding excinuclease ABC subunit UvrA: MAQDSLQVAAPAADPIDQLDPREFILIKNARVHNLKNLSVALPRNKFIVVTGLSGSGKSSLAFDTLYAEGQRMYVESLSSYARQFLGRMDKPDVDYIRGISPAIAIEQKVSIKNNRSTVGTSTEIYDYLKLLFARVGRTFSPVSGEQVRKDTVADVVDYLFGLEDGTRVTILAPLQPSADGRPMSKELDLLLQKGYSRVVINGDETAFIEDLIGEGKPEVKGDVHIMIDRAVIRPGDEDLHFRLSDSVQTAFFEGHGTCLVRLDNETRTFSDRFELDGMVFEEPNVNFFSFNNPYGACQTCEGFGSVLGIDEDLVIPDKSLTVYEGAIAPWRTDKQSEWLKPLLKNGIRFDFPIHRPYNELSEAERTLLWKGNKYFDGLDEYFKWVATQTHKIQYRVLQSRYRGRTTCPDCRGTRLRKDAQYVKIQDQSITDLVLLPISKALDFFENLALTEHEMKVAERLSTEITNRLGYLNRVGLGYLTLNRLSSTLSGGESQRISLATSLGSALVGSMYILDEPSIGLHPKDAEQLIGVLRSLQKLGNTVIVVEHEEKMMEEADQIIDIGPEAGSGGGNLMFQGTYPEILKNTTTYTGQYLSGKMEVKVPQIRRPWRNALEVTGARENNLKNVNAKFPLGVMTVVTGVSGSGKSTLVKRILAPAVAKQLGGGAGEATGKFDRLMGVQGQVSHVEFVDQNPIGKSSRSNPVTYVKAYDAIRTLFSDQPLAKARGLKPSHFSFNIEGGRCEVCQGEGQVKIEMQFMADIYLTCESCGGRKFKQDILDVKFQDKGIDEVLEMTVADAVEFFKGQPKVAERLKPLDDVGLGYIRLGQSANTLSGGEAQRVKLASFLTKGATLQQDKILFIFDEPSTGLHFHDIAKLLKALNALIEQGNSVLIIEHNMDIIKCADWIIDLGPEGGTNGGHLLFEGTPEDMLAHKDTNHTARFLAEKL; this comes from the coding sequence ATGGCCCAAGATTCTTTACAAGTAGCCGCCCCCGCGGCCGACCCGATTGACCAGCTCGACCCGCGCGAGTTCATTCTGATTAAGAATGCCCGGGTACACAACCTCAAAAACCTCAGCGTGGCCCTGCCGCGCAACAAGTTTATCGTTGTCACGGGCTTGTCGGGCTCGGGCAAGTCGAGCCTGGCCTTCGACACGCTCTACGCCGAGGGGCAGCGCATGTACGTGGAAAGCCTGAGCTCCTACGCCCGGCAGTTTCTGGGCCGCATGGACAAGCCCGACGTGGACTACATCCGCGGTATTTCGCCGGCCATTGCCATTGAGCAGAAGGTCAGCATCAAGAACAACCGCTCGACGGTGGGCACCAGCACCGAGATTTACGACTACCTCAAGCTGCTTTTCGCCCGGGTGGGCCGCACGTTTTCGCCCGTCAGCGGCGAGCAGGTGCGCAAAGACACCGTGGCCGATGTCGTCGATTACCTCTTTGGCCTGGAAGACGGCACCCGCGTTACGATTCTGGCGCCGTTGCAGCCCTCGGCCGACGGCCGCCCCATGAGCAAGGAGCTAGATCTGCTCCTGCAGAAAGGCTACAGCCGGGTGGTCATCAACGGCGACGAAACCGCCTTTATCGAAGACCTGATTGGCGAGGGCAAGCCCGAGGTGAAGGGCGACGTGCACATCATGATTGACCGCGCCGTTATCCGCCCCGGCGACGAAGACCTGCACTTCCGCCTGTCCGACTCGGTGCAAACCGCGTTTTTCGAAGGCCACGGTACCTGCCTGGTCCGCCTCGACAACGAAACCCGCACCTTCTCCGACCGATTTGAGCTTGACGGCATGGTGTTCGAGGAGCCCAACGTCAACTTTTTCAGCTTCAACAACCCCTACGGCGCCTGCCAGACCTGCGAAGGCTTCGGCTCGGTGCTGGGTATTGATGAGGACCTGGTGATTCCCGACAAGAGCCTGACCGTGTACGAGGGGGCCATTGCGCCTTGGCGCACCGATAAGCAGAGCGAGTGGCTCAAGCCCCTGCTCAAAAACGGCATCCGCTTCGACTTCCCCATTCACCGGCCCTACAACGAGCTGAGCGAGGCCGAGCGCACCCTGCTCTGGAAAGGCAACAAGTACTTCGACGGCCTCGACGAGTACTTTAAGTGGGTAGCCACCCAAACCCACAAAATCCAATACCGGGTGCTGCAAAGCCGCTACCGGGGCCGCACCACCTGCCCCGACTGCCGCGGCACCCGCCTGCGCAAAGACGCCCAGTACGTCAAGATTCAGGACCAGAGCATCACCGACCTCGTGCTGCTGCCCATCAGCAAGGCCCTGGATTTCTTCGAAAACCTGGCCCTGACCGAGCACGAAATGAAGGTGGCCGAGCGCCTGAGCACGGAAATCACCAACCGCCTGGGCTACCTCAACCGCGTGGGCCTGGGCTACCTGACGCTGAACCGCCTGAGCAGCACGCTCTCCGGCGGAGAGAGTCAGCGGATTTCGCTGGCTACCTCGCTCGGCTCGGCCCTGGTGGGCTCCATGTACATCCTCGACGAGCCCAGCATTGGTTTGCACCCCAAGGATGCCGAGCAGCTCATCGGCGTGCTGCGCTCCTTGCAGAAGCTCGGCAACACCGTCATTGTGGTGGAGCACGAGGAAAAGATGATGGAGGAGGCCGACCAGATTATCGACATCGGACCCGAAGCCGGCAGCGGCGGCGGCAACCTGATGTTCCAGGGCACTTACCCCGAAATTCTCAAGAACACCACCACCTACACCGGGCAGTACCTGAGCGGCAAGATGGAGGTGAAAGTGCCCCAGATCCGGCGGCCCTGGCGCAACGCGCTGGAGGTAACCGGGGCTCGGGAAAACAACCTCAAGAACGTCAACGCCAAGTTTCCGCTGGGCGTGATGACCGTCGTAACGGGCGTGTCGGGCTCGGGAAAATCCACGCTGGTGAAGCGCATTCTTGCCCCGGCCGTAGCCAAGCAGCTCGGCGGCGGCGCGGGCGAAGCCACCGGCAAGTTCGACCGCCTGATGGGTGTGCAGGGCCAAGTCAGCCACGTCGAGTTCGTGGACCAGAACCCCATCGGCAAGAGCAGCCGCTCTAACCCGGTGACCTACGTGAAGGCCTACGACGCCATCCGGACGCTGTTTTCGGATCAGCCCCTGGCCAAGGCCCGGGGTTTGAAACCTTCCCATTTCTCGTTCAACATCGAAGGCGGCCGCTGCGAGGTGTGCCAGGGCGAAGGGCAGGTCAAGATTGAAATGCAGTTCATGGCCGACATCTACCTGACTTGTGAAAGCTGCGGCGGCCGCAAGTTCAAGCAGGATATTCTGGACGTCAAATTCCAGGACAAGGGCATCGACGAAGTGCTGGAAATGACCGTGGCCGACGCCGTGGAGTTCTTCAAGGGTCAGCCCAAAGTAGCCGAGCGCCTCAAGCCGCTGGACGACGTGGGGCTGGGCTACATCCGCCTGGGGCAGTCGGCCAATACCCTCTCGGGCGGCGAGGCCCAGCGCGTGAAGCTGGCCTCCTTCCTGACCAAGGGCGCCACGCTGCAGCAGGATAAAATTCTGTTCATCTTCGACGAGCCCAGCACCGGCCTGCACTTCCACGACATTGCCAAGCTGCTCAAGGCCCTCAACGCCCTGATTGAGCAAGGCAACTCGGTGCTCATCATCGAGCACAACATGGACATCATCAAGTGCGCCGACTGGATTATCGACCTCGGCCCCGAGGGCGGCACCAACGGTGGCCACCTGCTCTTCGAGGGCACGCCCGAGGACATGCTGGCCCACAAGGACACCAACCACACGGCCCGCTTCCTGGCCGAAAAGCTGTAA
- a CDS encoding alpha/beta hydrolase family protein codes for MKKLLHVAVIHLLFFAFALSSTFTLAAGVEPSPLNGQWKGQLKVPGGSLDLIITIVPLTGGTYYAALDVPKQKISRMPVEVEFKKDDVLLKIEQAGSRFTGTLSDDKKSIAGTWEQPGLKEQVTFVQAVASVVSAPSFKPALPYKLEEVIVPNKPAKLRLGATLTMPTGNGPFPAVVLISDSGPQDRDASQEEYHMFAILADYLTRHGIAVLRYDDRGVGKSDGHYAIATTADLVTDAQAAMGFLRAHYRVDKKKVGMIGHGEGANIALLAATQLKSPDFVISLAGYGLPGRDVLRRQQVEIMRMIGANSTQVDAALKLHDKMINIIRQTPNNNQARGKVAAMIRLNNADIDPLMARARAAQLTSPWYRYYLDFDPKMKLGEVRCPVLALNGNEDLQVTAGKNLTILQKGLKANGNRNVTVHKVTGVNHSFQPDQSEWPLVNGEQKPNFSPKALALMQTWLDEHARPAPLAIAPTPRSNPKTTLQRPSKPAAVQKTGR; via the coding sequence ATGAAGAAATTATTACACGTTGCAGTTATCCATTTATTGTTTTTTGCCTTTGCGCTTAGTAGCACTTTCACCTTGGCCGCTGGCGTAGAGCCTTCTCCCCTGAACGGGCAGTGGAAAGGCCAACTGAAGGTACCCGGCGGCAGCCTCGACCTGATTATTACCATCGTGCCCCTCACCGGCGGCACCTACTACGCGGCCCTGGACGTGCCCAAGCAGAAAATCAGCCGGATGCCGGTGGAAGTGGAGTTCAAGAAGGATGATGTGCTGCTCAAGATTGAGCAGGCCGGCAGCCGCTTCACCGGCACGCTCAGCGACGACAAGAAATCTATTGCCGGCACCTGGGAGCAGCCGGGCCTGAAAGAGCAGGTGACGTTCGTGCAGGCCGTTGCTTCCGTCGTCAGCGCGCCCTCGTTCAAACCGGCCCTGCCCTACAAGCTGGAAGAGGTAATCGTGCCCAACAAACCCGCCAAGCTGCGCCTGGGCGCCACTCTGACGATGCCCACCGGCAACGGGCCCTTCCCGGCCGTGGTGCTGATTTCCGACTCGGGCCCGCAGGACCGCGACGCCTCGCAGGAAGAGTACCACATGTTTGCCATCCTGGCCGACTACCTTACCCGCCACGGCATTGCGGTGCTGCGCTACGACGACCGGGGCGTGGGCAAATCGGATGGGCACTACGCCATTGCAACCACCGCCGACCTGGTCACCGACGCGCAGGCGGCGATGGGCTTTCTGCGGGCGCACTACCGGGTCGACAAGAAGAAGGTGGGTATGATCGGCCACGGTGAGGGTGCCAATATTGCCCTGCTGGCCGCCACGCAGCTGAAATCCCCGGACTTCGTGATTTCGCTGGCGGGCTACGGCCTGCCGGGCCGCGACGTGCTGCGCCGCCAACAGGTAGAAATCATGCGCATGATCGGGGCCAACTCCACTCAGGTCGACGCGGCCCTGAAGCTGCACGACAAGATGATCAACATCATCCGGCAGACGCCCAACAATAACCAGGCGCGGGGCAAGGTAGCGGCCATGATCCGGCTCAACAACGCCGACATCGACCCCCTGATGGCCCGGGCCCGGGCCGCCCAGCTCACCTCGCCCTGGTACCGCTACTACCTCGACTTTGACCCCAAAATGAAGCTGGGCGAAGTGCGCTGCCCGGTGCTGGCCCTGAATGGCAACGAAGACCTGCAGGTAACGGCCGGCAAAAACCTTACGATTCTGCAGAAAGGACTGAAGGCCAACGGCAACCGCAACGTAACGGTACATAAAGTGACCGGCGTAAACCATTCCTTCCAGCCCGACCAGTCGGAGTGGCCGCTGGTAAACGGGGAGCAGAAACCTAACTTTTCGCCCAAGGCCTTGGCCCTGATGCAAACCTGGCTGGATGAGCACGCCCGCCCGGCGCCGCTGGCCATTGCGCCCACGCCGCGCTCCAATCCGAAGACGACCCTGCAACGACCCTCGAAGCCCGCCGCCGTGCAGAAGACGGGCCGGTAA
- a CDS encoding STN domain-containing protein gives MRYLSGLVVCLWLLSGGSWAQSAAGLLARRVSVAATEAPLQQVLRDITRQSGIPFSYSSTFIPLQKRVTLHTNGPRPVGDVLQRLFQGRGVSYQVIGGQIVLWRTGERPPFAPPKTPKPATEAAPAAAAAAEVVALKKARPGGPGHAAAATGSAAGTAKRPALAGYKTRPLNPAGTVTASTQKSVAPKLAPAAVPAAAPVLPRRLPTLADTIRQFSATTDTTTRAAQSVLARWRQKARRAARAATGAVAHTARRTGQVVGKGAELLAGETNALLDTLTAATAELKQPLRQGIGRLAPGARRDTLAGRVVAVHSGLPGRDTVLAPVSVAPASLRKDKEYTRHRAQVSFITPLGSNGLRSGRSINDLSLNVLAGYSAGVRGAEVGGLVNVVRDTVRGVQVAGLLNVTGTEVQGLQAAGLVNITGGSVGGGQAAGLVNMVRDDARGLQVAGLVNMVGGAARTRRGGSRPALARQLLGLPRLLATDSVAGHPAAPSATSLPGPLLQAAGVANLTGTDIRGLQTAAVLNSARRVTGLQFGLINVAKHVKGVQLGLINVADSVDGATLGIINVVRHGYLHGEVWTSETLPLNAALKLGVTRYYTILAAATQPFGNRIRWATGFGVGTASRQHGRFSWNLDVLGWYLLKQPGTEGTLLSYNQLRPSLVWQIEPGGHLGLVFSPTLNLALYENDGNGTNSDFGKNQLLLTDTQWGGTPVRLWLGGQIGLRF, from the coding sequence ATGCGGTACCTGTCCGGTCTTGTCGTATGCTTGTGGCTGCTCAGCGGCGGTAGTTGGGCGCAGTCGGCAGCCGGGCTGCTGGCGCGGCGCGTCAGCGTGGCTGCCACCGAGGCGCCCTTGCAGCAGGTGCTGCGCGACATTACCCGCCAGAGCGGCATTCCCTTCAGCTACAGTAGCACTTTTATTCCTCTGCAAAAGCGCGTGACGCTGCACACCAACGGCCCCCGGCCGGTGGGCGACGTGCTGCAAAGGCTGTTTCAGGGCCGCGGGGTTTCCTACCAGGTTATCGGGGGCCAGATCGTGCTGTGGCGCACCGGCGAAAGGCCGCCCTTCGCGCCACCCAAAACGCCCAAGCCCGCCACGGAAGCCGCTCCCGCCGCCGCCGCCGCCGCCGAAGTAGTAGCCCTGAAAAAGGCTCGGCCTGGCGGCCCGGGCCATGCAGCAGCAGCAACGGGCAGTGCGGCCGGGACTGCCAAACGGCCTGCTCTGGCTGGGTACAAAACCCGGCCGCTGAACCCGGCCGGCACCGTTACGGCCAGCACCCAAAAAAGCGTAGCCCCGAAGCTGGCCCCGGCCGCCGTTCCGGCTGCGGCGCCGGTTTTGCCCCGGCGCCTGCCCACGCTGGCCGATACCATCCGGCAGTTTTCCGCCACCACCGATACCACCACCCGGGCCGCGCAGTCGGTGCTGGCGCGGTGGCGGCAGAAGGCCCGGCGGGCGGCCCGCGCGGCTACCGGTGCCGTGGCCCACACCGCCCGGCGCACCGGCCAGGTAGTGGGCAAAGGGGCCGAGCTGCTGGCCGGTGAAACCAACGCCCTGCTCGACACACTGACCGCCGCTACCGCCGAGCTGAAACAACCCCTGCGCCAGGGCATCGGGCGGCTGGCCCCCGGCGCCCGGCGCGATACGCTGGCTGGGCGGGTCGTAGCGGTACACAGCGGCCTGCCCGGTCGGGATACGGTGCTGGCGCCGGTGTCCGTGGCGCCGGCCAGCCTGCGGAAAGACAAAGAATATACGCGCCACCGGGCGCAGGTGTCCTTTATTACGCCGCTGGGTTCCAATGGCCTGCGCAGCGGCCGCAGCATCAACGACCTGTCGTTGAACGTGCTGGCGGGCTACTCGGCCGGAGTGCGCGGGGCCGAGGTGGGCGGGCTGGTGAACGTGGTGCGCGACACGGTGCGGGGCGTCCAGGTAGCGGGCTTGCTGAACGTGACGGGCACCGAGGTGCAGGGCCTGCAAGCGGCCGGCCTGGTCAACATCACCGGCGGCTCGGTGGGGGGCGGGCAGGCGGCGGGCCTGGTGAACATGGTGCGCGACGACGCCCGGGGCCTACAGGTGGCGGGCCTGGTGAATATGGTCGGGGGGGCGGCCCGCACCCGGCGCGGGGGTAGCCGGCCCGCCCTGGCCCGGCAGCTGCTGGGGCTGCCCCGCCTGCTGGCCACCGACTCGGTGGCCGGGCACCCGGCGGCTCCCAGTGCCACTTCGTTGCCGGGGCCGCTGTTGCAGGCGGCCGGCGTGGCCAATCTGACCGGCACCGACATCCGGGGGCTGCAAACGGCGGCCGTGCTCAATTCGGCCCGGCGCGTGACGGGCCTGCAGTTTGGCCTGATCAACGTGGCCAAGCACGTGAAGGGCGTGCAGCTGGGGCTGATTAACGTGGCCGATTCGGTGGACGGTGCCACGCTGGGCATCATCAACGTGGTGCGGCACGGCTACCTGCACGGCGAGGTCTGGACCAGTGAAACCCTGCCCCTGAATGCCGCCCTGAAGCTGGGCGTGACGCGCTACTACACCATCCTGGCCGCCGCGACTCAGCCCTTCGGCAACCGGATTCGCTGGGCCACGGGCTTCGGCGTGGGCACGGCCAGCCGGCAGCACGGGCGCTTCAGCTGGAACCTGGACGTGCTGGGCTGGTACCTGCTCAAGCAGCCCGGCACGGAAGGCACGCTGCTGTCGTACAACCAGCTGCGGCCCTCCCTGGTCTGGCAGATTGAGCCCGGGGGGCACCTGGGCCTCGTATTTTCCCCCACGCTGAACCTGGCTTTGTACGAAAACGACGGCAACGGCACCAATTCGGACTTTGGCAAGAACCAGCTGCTGCTCACGGACACCCAATGGGGTGGGACGCCCGTGCGGCTGTGGCTGGGTGGCCAGATTGGGCTTCGGTTTTAA
- a CDS encoding FecR family protein — protein MLQPEAEAPWELLAKHLAGEATPGELEQLRAWFTADPKRLGLLTDATRAWERAGAPPVAELFSAADVEAAWQRFRPQMVGAKPTARPTMRVSPPEPAAEAAEARVVALRPRALPTLLRIAATILLLVGAAYAFRGYRRQLLPTPPVVVAAGTQKRLVALPDGSQVWLNRHSTLEYAADFRGGARRVQLSGEAFFEVRKDPAHPFTVLSAEARTRVLGTSFNVRAYPAEDSVEVSVVTGRVALARRAGPPDSVLLTPGQRGVLLAARQAKKPAPVRRTSTADANFRAWQTDELTFDNASLAHVIRTLRTTFGTNILVADKALLKCRFTGTFRQPTPAQVLQVVSLATNSTLTGDAVSGYLLGGPGCE, from the coding sequence ATGCTCCAGCCCGAAGCCGAGGCCCCCTGGGAGTTGCTGGCCAAGCACTTGGCGGGCGAAGCCACGCCCGGCGAGCTGGAGCAGCTGCGGGCCTGGTTCACGGCCGACCCCAAGCGGCTGGGGCTGCTGACCGATGCCACCCGGGCCTGGGAGCGGGCCGGCGCGCCCCCAGTGGCCGAACTCTTCAGTGCCGCCGACGTGGAAGCGGCCTGGCAACGGTTCCGGCCCCAAATGGTGGGAGCGAAGCCTACGGCCCGCCCCACCATGCGGGTCAGCCCGCCCGAGCCGGCCGCCGAAGCTGCCGAAGCCCGGGTTGTTGCGCTGCGGCCCCGGGCCCTGCCCACGCTGCTGCGCATTGCCGCCACGATTCTGCTGCTGGTCGGCGCCGCGTATGCCTTCCGCGGCTACCGGCGCCAACTGCTGCCCACGCCGCCCGTGGTGGTAGCGGCCGGCACCCAGAAGCGGCTGGTAGCGTTGCCCGACGGCAGCCAGGTGTGGCTCAACCGGCATTCGACCCTGGAATACGCGGCTGATTTCCGGGGCGGCGCCCGGCGGGTGCAGCTGAGCGGGGAGGCCTTCTTCGAGGTGCGGAAAGACCCCGCCCACCCCTTCACCGTGCTCAGCGCCGAAGCGCGCACCCGGGTGCTGGGCACCTCGTTCAACGTGCGCGCCTACCCGGCCGAAGACTCGGTGGAAGTGTCGGTGGTGACGGGCCGGGTGGCCCTGGCCCGCCGCGCCGGCCCGCCCGACTCGGTGCTGCTGACGCCCGGGCAGCGCGGCGTGCTGCTGGCGGCTCGCCAGGCTAAAAAGCCGGCCCCGGTGCGCCGCACCTCGACTGCCGACGCCAACTTCCGGGCCTGGCAAACCGACGAGCTGACCTTTGATAATGCGTCCCTGGCCCATGTCATCCGGACGCTACGCACCACCTTCGGCACCAACATTCTGGTGGCCGACAAAGCCCTGCTGAAATGCCGCTTCACCGGTACTTTCCGCCAGCCCACGCCCGCCCAGGTGCTGCAGGTGGTAAGCCTGGCCACCAACTCCACGCTGACCGGCGACGCCGTCAGTGGTTACCTGCTCGGCGGCCCCGGCTGCGAGTAG